One Nitrospirota bacterium genomic window, TTCTTTTTCTGCTTGCTCTTTTGTATGCCTCAAGGCGCGAAATTCTTTGAACTCTTTATATTGGTCCAGAAACTGGGTGTCTATTTTATGTGGATTACGTCGCAGGACATCATAACCTCTTTCTGTTATCTTAAAATAACCGCGGCGGGTACTGTCTAGAAGACCAGCTTTTTTCAAGTAGGTGCGTGCCCATGCAACCCGATTATGAAATATCTCCTGTTGACCACTCTGCAACATTTCTTTTCGCTCATATTCTGTCAAAAGAAATTCCTGAGCAAGAATATCAGTTGCTTCACGGAGAGAGTGTTCATCTTTGTCTCCAGCAAATTTTAAAAGAGGTAACATTATTGTCTGATAATCAGGAATTGCCATGAGAAATAAACCTCTGCACAGACCAAGATCTATTATTATCTTTATTCTATAATAGGTGACACTTTAGCTAAAGCTATCAGGCATGTCAAGCAAGAATAACGGAATGATACTGGAAATCAGAGACGACCTTCCTTTAATGATAAGCTTGGTGGAGGGTACCGGGATCGAACCGGCGACCTTGGCATTGCGAACGCCACGCTCTCCCAACTGAGCTAACCCCCCGATAGTCCGCTTACCCTGCTGTAGCAGATAAAGGTTACGGTTCCATATGAGGAATGTGTTTTGCAAGGACGGGATAATCTTTAAGGTCCGAGGAAAGGAACTGGGCGCCTGCTTCGTATATGCGGCTTATCTGCTTTACCCATTGTATCCTGCAGGGTATGTTTTCCATAATCTTATGATCGCCTGAATTCTCAAAATACATCTTGATCTCAACTTCCTGATTTGCCTTGATCTCTTTGCCTGTGCAGAATCCAACCCCGTTTCTGCTCAGGTTTGTAGAGAATGCGTTGACGTGCGTTCCATTACCCTTGAATGTTATTTCGAGATGCGAAACCATTCTGACCCTTCTGTTAATTCTCCTGTCTTCCATAACACACCCCCTATTGAATTATGCACACCCTTTTTCCTGATCTCTTTAATCTTCCTTCTGCAAATAATTGGACTGCTTCCGGATAGATCATATGCTCCTTCTCAAGGATGCGCGCTGATAATGTCTCTTCAGTATCATTATCAAAGACAGGAACCACTGCCTGTAAGATTACAGGTCCTCCATCAACGTCTATTGTAACAAAATGGACTGAACAACCTGAGTATCTCACCCCGTATTCTAACGCTTGTTGCTGCGCATGTAAACCTTTAAATGATGGAAGAAGTGCAGGATGTATGTTCATTATGTTTCCATCGAATGCGGCGATCAGGACATTTGTCACAAGCCTCATATATCCTGCCAATAGTACAAGTCCTGTATTATGTTCTCTTAACTTTTCTACTATTGCTTCTTCATATTCTTTTTTGTTTTTGAAATCTTTAGGGCTGATGTGGATGCCAGGTATACCATGCTTTCCTGCTCGTTCAAGGGCAAAGGCATCAGATATGTCGCTGATTACGACGACTACTTCTGCATCGAGTTTACCCTGCTCTGATGCATCTATGATTGCCTGGAGGTTCGAGCCCCTGCCGGAGGCCAGGACACCGAGCCTGAGTTTAGGCTGTTTCATCTGCAAGAACCCATCCCACCCCTGCCCTCCCCTTGAAGGGGAGGGAGATTCGTTTCTTATCCCTTCTCATACACTACTTTTCGGCTGCCTTCAGTAATCTCGCCAATAATGTACGGTTCTTCTCCGCATCTTTCCAATTCTTTCAATGAATCTTCAACCTGTTCATCCGGCAGAATCATCACCATACCTATACCCATATTGAAATCTCTGTACATCTCATCTCTTTCTATGTTGCCCCACTTTTCGATAAGATAGAATATGGCTTGTGCATTCCACCTGCCGGGATAAAGGACTGCTTCTGCCCCCTCCGGCAATACCCTCGGTATATTTTCGGTCAATCCGCCACCGGTAATGTGAGCTACCCCCTTAACATCAAAATTATTTATTATATGAAGGACTGTCTTTACATAGATTCTTGTAGGTGTTAGAAGCTCTTCACCTATTGTCTTGCTCAATATGTCCATCGTGTCGGTAACCTTGAAACCCATTTTATCAAAAACCACCTTCCTCGCCAGTGAATAACCGTTGCTGTGAAGTCCTGATGAAGCGAGCCCGATAATCTTATCACCGGGCCTTACTCTGCTTCCATCAATGATACGGTCCCTTTCCACAACTCCGACAGAAAACCCGGCGAGGTCATACTCTGAATCCTGATACATTGCAGGCATCTCAGCAGTCTCTCCTCCTATAAGTGCACATCCCGCACTCCTGCAGCCTTCACTGATTCCCTTCATTACATCCACCATCATCGCCGGCACAAGTTTGCCTGTGGCAAGATAATCGAGGAAGAATAAGGGTTCTGCACCGCAAACTACGATGTCGTTTACGCACATGGCTACCAGGTCTATACCAATGGTATCATGTTTGTTCATCATGAACGCAAGTTTCAGTTTGGTGCCGACGCCATCTGTACCGGAAACAAGGACAGGGTCTTTATACTTTTTTGTGTCAAGCTGAAATAGTCCGCCAAAACCTCCGATGCTGCCGAGGACACCTTGTCTCTTCGTAGCCTCTGTGAGAGGCTTTATGAGCCGGACAAATTCGTTGCCGGCATCAATGTCTACTCCGGCTTGTTTGTATGTCAGGTGGTCTGTCATATTAACCTTTCATACCCCATCCCCACCGTCCCTCCACTTGATCTAGTCAAACTTGATGTGAAGCTCCTTCAACTGTTTCTGTTCAACCTGCGATGGGGCATCTGTCATAGGGCATATCCCCTTCTGTGTCTTTGGAAATGCGATAACGTCACGGATTGACTCTGCGCCTGTAAGGAGCATTATAATCCTGTCAACACCGAAGGCAATCCCGCCATGGGGAGGTGCCCCATACTCAAGCGCCTCAAGGAGAAATCCAAACTTTGCCTCTGCCTCCTCCTCGTTGATGCCAAGCAGTTCAAACATCTTCTTCTGTAATTCCCTCGTATGAATACGAATACTGCCGCCGCCGATCTCTGAACCGTTCATCACTATATCATAAGCCCTTGCCCTTACTGACAGCGGATCACTATCAAGATTCGGGATATCCTCAATCATCGGTGACGTAAACGGGTGGTGCATCGCCACATACCTTTTCTCCTCATCATCATATTCAAGGAGCGGGAAATCCATTACCCAGAGGAAGCTGTATTCATCCTTGTTTATCAGATTGAGGTGATTTGCCATGTGCAGCCTTATCTGGGCCAATGTAGCATTGACGACCTTTGTCTTATCAGCTACAAAGACCATGAGATCACCCTTCACAGCGCCCAGTCTATCCGCAACATCTTTTAACTGATCCTGTGTAAAGAACTTTGTTATCGGCGCTTCAAATCCATTCTCTGTAACCTTTATCCATGCAAGTCCTTTTGCACCATACCCTTTGGCAAACTCCGTCAGGTCATCAAGCTCCTTTCGTGAGGAGCCGGCAAGACCGGGCAATGCAATACCTTTCACAATGCCCTTCTGCTCGATCGTCTGTTTGAAGACTTTAAAATCAACACCGGATGCAATGTCTGAGATGTCCTTTAATTCAAGGCCAAAGCGCAGGTCAGGTTTGTCTATCCCATACCTGTCCATCACCTCTTTATACGGCATCCTCGGGAATGGGGTCTTCACATCAATACCCTTTGTTTCCTTTATCACATTAACAAGCATCTCTTCCATCAGTGAAAGAACATCCTCACGGTCAACAAACGACATCTCCAGATCAATCTGTGTAAACTCCGGCTGCCTGTCGGCCCTGAGGTCTTCATCCCTGAAACACTTTACAACCTGATAGTAGCGGTCAAATCCTGCCACCATGAGAAGCTGTTTGAATAGCTGAGGTGACTGCGGCAGTGCATAAAAATTTCTCGGGTTGAGCCTGCTCGGGACTAAGTAGTCCCTTGCACCTTCAGGGGTGCTCTTCGTCAGAAACGGCGTCTCTACATCAATGAAACCCTTTGTATGCAGGAAATCTCTGACTGAATTGATAAATTTGTAACGGAACAACAGATTGTTTCTGAGTGTCTCACGCCTCAAATCGAGATACCTGTATTTGAGCCTCAGATTTTCTGCAATCTCTGTCTCTTCGTCAATAGGAAATGGAACTGTCTTTGAGGTGTTCAGTATCGTAAGGCTGTCAGCCAAAATCTCTATTTCACCTGTGGGCAGCTTACTGTTTTCCGTACCCTGAGGTCTTGCAGAAACCTCACCATCTACAGCTATAACGAATTCACTCCTCAATTCATGGGCAATCTTATGCACTTTGCTGTCCCGTTCCGGATTAAACACAACCTGGACAAGCCCCTCACGGTCACGCAAATCAATGAAGATAAGCCCTCCATGGTCTCTTCTCCTGTTTACCCAGCCGGTTAGCGATACCTTATTGCCAATGTCGCTTTTTCCTGGTTCGCCACAGTAATGTGTACGTTTCACTATAAAATTACCTTTCAAATCCCCCCTTACCCCCCTTTTCTAAAGGGGGGAATCTGATTTCCTCCTTTGAAAAAGGGGGAGTAAGGGGGATTATTTTCATGCCCATTTGTAAGCACTGGCTCATAACGGTTTATCAGTATATAACCCCACCCCTATCATTGATGGGGAGGGTATTTTCAAGATCGGCGCTATCTGCCAGCCGATGTCTTTTTTTTACTTTTAACAATACCTGCTGCTTCCCTTTTAAGTCTTTTTATCTCATCCGGCGTCATATGCCTGTATTTTCCCAATGGGACATTCCCTAATGCTAAAGACCCGTACGTTACTCGTATAAGCTTTATCACAGGGTAGCCCACCCCCTCCAGCATCCTTCTGACCTGACGGTATCTTCCTTCATGCACAGTTATCTCGACCCATGAGTTGGCATCACTCTTTTTCAACTTTTCGACTTTAGCCGGAGCAGTAACACCCTCCCTGAGTTTAACCCCGCTCCTTAGTTTATCAATCGCCTTATCTTCAATAATCCCTTTGACCTTTGCCAAATATAACTTTGGCATCTCATGAGACGGATGCATAAGTGCATGAGCAAGGTCTCCATCGTTTGTCATAATAAGCAGGCCTTCCGTTTCATAGTCAAGACGCCCGACCGGGACGACCCTCGCCTTAACACCCTTCAGGAGTTCAGTCACAACGGGTCTTCCCTCAGGGTCCTTCATAGACGTAATGAACCCCCTCGGTTTGTTAAGAACAATGTACGTCTTGCTTTGAGGAAGATGGATAAGCTTCCCGCTGACTTTTATCGCATCCTTTTCAGGATCAGCCTTGGTTCCGAGTTCTGTGACAACCTGGCCATTGACGGTAACGCTCCCTTCCAGAATAAGCTGTTCAGCCTTGCGTCTAGATGCAGCGCCTGCGGCTGATATAATCTTCTGTAATCTTTCCTGCATAATTACTCCCATTCAATAGTGCTGGGAGGTTTGGAACTGATATCATATACCACCCTGTTCACTCCCTTAACCTCATTAATTATCCTGTTCGATATCCGGCCAAGGAGATCATACGGGAGTTTTACCCAGTCTGCCGTCATCCCGTCCATACTCGTAACGGCCCTGAGCGCGATGACATTTTCATACGTCCTCTCATCACCCATAACCCCAACAGTCTTAACAGGAAGAAGCACTGCAAAGGACTGCCATATTTCTTTATAAAGCCCCTCCTTCTTTATCTCCTCCAGTACAATTGCGTCTGCCTCCCGCAACATGCTCAATCTCTCTTCTGTTACTTCTCCCAGCACCCTTATTGCGAGACCAGGGCCTGGAAAAGGCTGCCTCCAGAGGATATCATCAGGTATGTCAAGTTCTTTACCAAGGACACGAACCTCATCTTTGAACAACTCTCTCAAAGGCTCAATGAGATCAAGTTCCATCCTGTCAGGAAGACCGCCAACATTGTGATGAGTCTTGATAGTCGCTGACGGTCCCTTGAAGGAAACACTCTCTATAACGTCCGGATACAGAGTCCCCTGTGCAAGGAATTCCGCCTTTCCAGTCTTCTTAGCCTCTTTCTCAAATATCCTTATAAACTCTCTCCCTATAATCTTCCGCTTTTTTTCAGGGTCGGTAACACCCTCCAGTTTTCTCAGAAACGAATCTGAGGCATCAATATACTTCAGGTTTAAGTGTAGTGTCTCACTGAACATCTTTTGAACCTTCTCTGCCTCACCCTTGCGAAGCAGTCCATTGTCAACAAAGATACTGGTCAGCTGTCCCCCAACTGCACGGCTGACAAGCGTAGCAACTACAGTGGAATCAACTCCTCCGCTGAGTGCGCATATAACATGTTTACGGCCTACTTTCTTCTTGATCTGTTCTGTGGAATAGTCCAGGAACGACTTCATCGTCCATGTGGCTGAACATCCGCATATATTGTATACAAAATTCTGGACTATTTTGGTGCCGTTCTGGGTATGCACTACCTCCGGATGAAATTGCAGGCCGTACAACCTTCTCAGGTCATCACCCATTGCAGCAATTGGAGAATTTGCCGTATGTCCTATTGCGGAAAATCCTTCCGGCAGCTCATCTATCTTGTCCCCATGACTCATCCAAACAACCGAGCCATTACCTACCCCCTCAAGGACATTAGTATCATCATCAATGTACAGCTCTGCCTTACCATACTCCCTCTTATGGGCCTTTTCAACTTTCCCTTCAAAGAGGTGTGTCATAAGCTGCATGCCATAACATATCCCGAGTACAGGCACATTCAGATTAAATATCTTGTCTGTACATATAGGAGCGCCCTTCTCGTAGACGCTTGAGGGACCGCCGGAAAGGATGATACCTTTAGGGTTAAACTTTTTAATCTTCGCTAATGGCACATTGTACGGCATTATCTCGGAATAGACCCTGGCCTCTCGCACACGCCTCGCAATAAGCTGAGTGTACTGGGAACCAAAATCAAGAACAATAATCTTTTCTGAATGAATATCTTTCATCATTCTATCTTATACCTCTCCCTCAAGGTGATAATTGGGCGCCTCTTTTGTTATTATAACGTCATGAACGTGTCCCTCTCTGTAACCGGCAGCGGAGACCCGCACAAACCTTGCTTTTGCCTTTAACTCTTCAATAGACCCGCACCCGCAATATCCCATGCCGGATCTCAATCCCCCGACAAGCTGGTATATCACTGCAGAAAGAGTCCCTTTGTAAGGCACACGTCCTTCTATTCCTTCCGGGACAAGTTTTTTTTCACCAACTTCACCCTCCTGGAAATAGCGGTCCCTGCCTCCCCGCTCCATCGCCCCCAGGGAACCCATACCGCGATATACCTTGTAACTTCTGCCCTGAAGCAAAACAACCTCACCCGGGCTTTCCTCTGTTCCCGCAAAGAGTCCTCCTATCATAACAACATCAGCGCCGGCTGCAATTGCCTTCACGATATCTCCCGAGTATTTAATCCCGCCATCGGCAATAACAGGAACTCCGTGAGATTTTGCGACCTCAGAGCATCTTGATATGGCCGTTAACTGCGGCATACCGGCGCCTGATACAACCCTTGTAGTACATATGGAACCCGGACCAACACCTACCTTGACGGCATCTACCCCGGCACTTATAAGGTCCTTAGCTCCCTCGGACGTAGCAATATTGCCTGCAATAACGCTCATATCAGGAAATGTCTTCTTGATATACTCAACCATCTCTATAACCCTTATTGAATGACCATGAGCGGTGTCCACTACTAAAACATCAACTCCGGCAGTGATCAGGATATCCACCCTCCTCTTCTCATCCTCACCAACCCCAACGGCAGCTCCAACCCTAAGCCTCCCCATCTGATCTTTACACGCATTGGGATGCTGAATCCTCTTCTCTATATCTTTTATAGTGATCAGTCCTTTAAGGTTAAAGGCTTCGTCAACAACAGGTAGTTTTTCAATCCTGTTCTTCTGAAGGATTTCCTTTGCATCTTCGAGGGTTGTCCCGACCGCTGCTGTAATCAGATTATCCTTTGTCATAACGTCAGCGACATTAAGCTCAAGCCTCTTTTCAAACCTCAGGTCTCTGTTGGTGAGAATTCCTACCAACTTTTCATTCTCAGTCACAGGGATACCGGAGATCCTGTACCTCTTCATTATATCAAGCGCATCATAAATCTTTTGATGGGGAGATATAGTAACAGGGCGCATTATCATCCCGCTCTCAAACTTTTTTACCATCTCAACCTCAATGGCCTGTTTCTCAGGAGGCATTGCCCTGTGCATGATCCCGATTCCACCGGCCCGAGCTACAGCTATGGCAAGCCGTGCCTCTGTTACTGTATCCATGGCAGCGCTCACTATGGGTATGTTAAGCTTGATGTTCTTTGTCAGCCGTGAGCTTGTGTCAACATCCTTTGGATGGATATCCGCCCTCGAAGGCACTAATACTACATCATCAAATGTAACTGCCTCTTCCAAATCATCATTCAACATAAAACACCTCCGGTACATAATATTTTTAAGGATTCCCCTTAAAAATGTTATGTGATGTTAACAAAATAGGGAGAAGGACGTCAAGTTACTTTATTGAAGTTGAGCAATTGAATATACATTACGGGGGGATGCTATTAATGAGTAATCTCATAGCACATTCTCATGAATGGTCAGTATGTTATGGGTAATTATTTAAAAAGTACAGTTCCAATCTGACTTTGATGAGGCGAATCACTATATATAGTATCTACAGCACCTCACTTATGCAAGATAGATGCCCCGGGGTCAGTAAGCCGGGGCATTCCATCCCTGCCTGAGACTATCTCAGGCCGCCTTGCGATACTCTTCATGCTCCTCAAATACATCTATATCTTTTCTGCTTACTCTACCCCTCTTATCTGCATTGAAAGAACTCCTGCCAAGAATATATAGAACTGATAAGGTCACGAAGAAGTATCCGATGGTTATATACGCAATTATTTCTGGTATATTCATCTGAATCACCTCCCGATAGTTGCACTGATAATGGGTCTCATTATCATTTTTATGATAACACTTTAAAACATCAGCGTAAATCACCTGAACAGTGTATTTATTTGGTTTGTCAGAAGTAATGCCTGAGTGATGGAAGCTAATGTTATACCTTAATAGCCTGTCTGATAATTGTCTTCCATTTTTCCGGCGCAGCTTTCCTTGTATCACTCAGGTATATCTCATGGTGTTTGCCAGAGAGTTTAAAGCCATGCTCATTGATATATTGATGTATCTTCACAATGGCAGGACCTTCCTCTGAAAATGGACCATGTGCGTGGAACTTCTACGATTTCCAGTTTTTTTGCAGATGCACTGTATAAGTGTTTAAGTTCTTTCTTGTAGTCTATCTTATTCATCTTTCCTTCTGCAATCCCCGTTAATTACTTTGGTGTCTGCGGAATGGGCATTACCTCACTACCTTTTCGAACATCTCGGAATTATTCATAGCATATTTCTACACCTAACAACTTGATCAGCTAGTACCGGATTTATCGGTGATTGGCTGCATCCAATGGTTACCTCATTGAAACAGTTCCTTTTCAATCAACTTCATGTACTTATTCACGTAATACATATCAGGGTCGTGCTTAATGGCTCTTACACGTATACCAAATCCGGGATTCTCGATATCTGTCGGGTTGAAAAGTATAAACCCGATACCAAATACCATGCAGAGGGAATCGAGTCTCGCAATGTCATCTTGTGGAGAATTCTTTGGTATGACGAGGTATGCCTTGTGGCTGAATAGCCGATAGGAGCAGGTTTGGCCAAATGCGGTGATAAGTTGATTAACGTCTGTTTTTATTTCGGCAGAAACGATTTCAATAGAAGACTGGATTATGTCACTTCGTTTTGACTCATTTTTTCCTACGACATCGGGTGTTCCCCATTTGTCCTTGAATTTGTTTCCACCGAGGGCAATTGCTTTGGTGCAGTCTTCGAGTTCGTTAACAAGCCAGTCCGCAAAAGGTCCATAGAAATCCTCTTCCTTAACGGCCATGGCCTGCTTCGATTTGGGCACCACAAGCTCCGGCGGGAGGGGCGTGGCGTCATCTGGTTTGAACCTTGTGAGCCTGAACAAACCACGAGACGGTTTATATATTTTCGGAGATTGCTGAACATCGAGATCCCATACCGTGCCGCGAATAGTGTTAACCGGTACGTCCGGCATAGTTTTCGATATTTTTTTCACAAATTCAGAATAGCGCAATCCGTCAGGATTGCTGTCCAGTAGCTCTAAAGCCTTTTCTACAATCATCTCTCTTCGCGTTGCCATTTCAGTCCTCAATTTTGGAGATAACTATGTTTATATAGATCCGTATAACACCCTAATAATCTTTCATGTGCCGTATCAGACACCCGCAAAAAAAGACCTCATTTCATTATTATCCATGCGATATCTCTCTGTTGCACCGCGGCGGTGTTTTTATCACAGTGTCTTAAGCGGATAGGCAAATATTCTCCATAACAACCTCAACATGCATTAAAGTCAACGGGACTTCGAACGAAGCGAGACCGCATGGTCGGACCACCTTCCCCACAAACTGTCTATGATCCGTGATCACGCCTCGCAATGATTATCATAATACAAGATGCTTGATTTATGTCAAGAAAAACAGAACCTATACGCGATAAAAAACACACACTGCTAAACTGTGAAATAGATACAATCAAATTCTATATCTGTTTTAGGTCTAAACCTTTACATTGATTTTAAAAGATAATATACTCGCTACAAAGTAGGGTGTAGACATGATAAAAAATAAGGCATTAGGTTTTGATGAGATTATAAACCTCTATGACGAGTTGTTCCCTGATAAAAAAAGCCGTAGAGATAATCAGGATTCTTGAACATGCCGGAGACGTAAAGGCTTATGCCCTTATAGGTGGTCTGGCTGTCGGCGGATGGATCACGCCGAGGGCTATTCGGGATATAGGCTGACTTATCTGTTATGAACCGATCCTCAATCGAATCTGGCAATTGATTTATCAATGGAGACAATCAAAACGGTTGACATCTTCAAGAGCAATAAGAAGATTTTCATCTGGATACTTGCGGCCTTTGTCCTTTTCACGGTAGCGGGGTTCTTTATCGTACCTCCCGTCCTCAAGTTTTTTCTCATTAAGAAACTCTCTGAAGGTCTTAACAGGAAGGTCACTATAGGAAAGATACAGTTTAATCCATACGCCCTCTCGCTGAAGATAACAGGTTTTAAGGTCCTCGAGCGCACGAGCGCGGATACATTCGCATCATTTGATGAACTTTACATAAACATTCAGGCCGTTTCCATCGTCAAACGGGGGATTGTGATCCGGGAAGCCCGCCTGAAGGCACCCTATGTAAGAATACAATATAATGAAGACCGTTCCTACAATTTATCTGATCTTCTGGTAAATAACCCGACTGGGCCTGATGTAAAGAAAGATCCGTTCCGGTTCTCCATTAATAATATCAGAATAATTGACGGTAGTCTCGACTTCTCGGACAACCCTAAAAAGAAACTCCATACTGTCAGAGACATCCTGATAAAAATTCCCTTTATCTCTAATCTTCCCTATTATGTTGATACATTTGTAGAACCTGCATTTGAGGCACGGTTCAATGATAAACCTGTAACCCTGAGCGGCACAAGCAAGCCGTTTGCGGATTCACTTCACACCAGGGTTGAGATCAGTTTAAAAGATTTTGATATACCTTATTATCTCGCATATCTACCTTTTGATCTGAACTTCTCTCTGCCTTCTGCAAAAATGGATGCCGCTTTAGAAATATCCTTTACCCAGGATAAGAACATAAAGCAGACTATCGGGGTCAACGGGCCGATCACCTTCAAAGAGGTCAGTACCGAGGGAAGGGATGGAAGCCCCCTAATAAACCTCCCCCTGCTGAATATCGTAATAGCCACCCCCGATGTAATGAGCTCTGAATTCCACTTCGCAAAAGTACTTTTAGATTCACCGGAGATCTACGCCGTACGCTTTAAAAACGGGACGCTGAATTTGCACTCATTCATTCCTGATGCCAAAGGCAATACATCCGTAGAAAAGACGGCTTACCGGGACAATCCAGTACAAATCAGCATTGACGACATTCAGATTAAAGAAGGCATGATCTTGTTTGAAGACCGTTTGCCTGAAAATAAATTCAGTGCCAGGCTTAATCACATTAACATTCATTCAACTGGTTTCAGCACGGAGAAGGATCATTCGACATTGATTGATGCGTCACTGCAGACCGAATCACGAGAGTCTCTGAAGTTAACCTCCAAAGTAATCCTTGATCCGTTTTCATCAGAAGGGAAAGCAGATGTTTCCGGCATAATCCTCAGCAAATATTCACCATACTACTCAAGGCAAATACTCTTCGATATCAGGGAGGGATCCCTTGACCTGTCTACGGGTTATTCATTTAAGAAACAAGGACCTGCCCCTCAGATACACCTTTCAGACATGACAGCACGACTGAAATCGCTGAAATTAAGAACGGGGGATGAAAAAGATGACTTTCTTCAAGTCCCCTCACTTTCAATAGAGGGCGCCGGCGTTGAGATTCCCGATAATAAAATCACCATTGGTAAATTTACAACAAGTAATGGAATGATTAAAGCGAAACGACGTCAGGACGGTAACATCAATCTTTTCCGGCTGATTCCCGACACGCCGGTTAGGGGTACGGCTGTTAAGACCGAACCATCCCATGAGAAAGGCAATAAATGGGATATTATCATGAAAGACCTCCTTGCTGAAAATTACACTGTTATGTTTGAGGATCTCGCAGTTTCACAACCTGTTTCCCTGACCGCTGACAAAATCAGGCTGAAGGGACGCAATATCT contains:
- a CDS encoding phosphoribosylformylglycinamidine cyclo-ligase; protein product: MTDHLTYKQAGVDIDAGNEFVRLIKPLTEATKRQGVLGSIGGFGGLFQLDTKKYKDPVLVSGTDGVGTKLKLAFMMNKHDTIGIDLVAMCVNDIVVCGAEPLFFLDYLATGKLVPAMMVDVMKGISEGCRSAGCALIGGETAEMPAMYQDSEYDLAGFSVGVVERDRIIDGSRVRPGDKIIGLASSGLHSNGYSLARKVVFDKMGFKVTDTMDILSKTIGEELLTPTRIYVKTVLHIINNFDVKGVAHITGGGLTENIPRVLPEGAEAVLYPGRWNAQAIFYLIEKWGNIERDEMYRDFNMGIGMVMILPDEQVEDSLKELERCGEEPYIIGEITEGSRKVVYEKG
- the guaB gene encoding IMP dehydrogenase is translated as MLNDDLEEAVTFDDVVLVPSRADIHPKDVDTSSRLTKNIKLNIPIVSAAMDTVTEARLAIAVARAGGIGIMHRAMPPEKQAIEVEMVKKFESGMIMRPVTISPHQKIYDALDIMKRYRISGIPVTENEKLVGILTNRDLRFEKRLELNVADVMTKDNLITAAVGTTLEDAKEILQKNRIEKLPVVDEAFNLKGLITIKDIEKRIQHPNACKDQMGRLRVGAAVGVGEDEKRRVDILITAGVDVLVVDTAHGHSIRVIEMVEYIKKTFPDMSVIAGNIATSEGAKDLISAGVDAVKVGVGPGSICTTRVVSGAGMPQLTAISRCSEVAKSHGVPVIADGGIKYSGDIVKAIAAGADVVMIGGLFAGTEESPGEVVLLQGRSYKVYRGMGSLGAMERGGRDRYFQEGEVGEKKLVPEGIEGRVPYKGTLSAVIYQLVGGLRSGMGYCGCGSIEELKAKARFVRVSAAGYREGHVHDVIITKEAPNYHLEGEV
- a CDS encoding rRNA pseudouridine synthase, which translates into the protein MQERLQKIISAAGAASRRKAEQLILEGSVTVNGQVVTELGTKADPEKDAIKVSGKLIHLPQSKTYIVLNKPRGFITSMKDPEGRPVVTELLKGVKARVVPVGRLDYETEGLLIMTNDGDLAHALMHPSHEMPKLYLAKVKGIIEDKAIDKLRSGVKLREGVTAPAKVEKLKKSDANSWVEITVHEGRYRQVRRMLEGVGYPVIKLIRVTYGSLALGNVPLGKYRHMTPDEIKRLKREAAGIVKSKKKTSAGR
- the guaA gene encoding glutamine-hydrolyzing GMP synthase, which codes for MKDIHSEKIIVLDFGSQYTQLIARRVREARVYSEIMPYNVPLAKIKKFNPKGIILSGGPSSVYEKGAPICTDKIFNLNVPVLGICYGMQLMTHLFEGKVEKAHKREYGKAELYIDDDTNVLEGVGNGSVVWMSHGDKIDELPEGFSAIGHTANSPIAAMGDDLRRLYGLQFHPEVVHTQNGTKIVQNFVYNICGCSATWTMKSFLDYSTEQIKKKVGRKHVICALSGGVDSTVVATLVSRAVGGQLTSIFVDNGLLRKGEAEKVQKMFSETLHLNLKYIDASDSFLRKLEGVTDPEKKRKIIGREFIRIFEKEAKKTGKAEFLAQGTLYPDVIESVSFKGPSATIKTHHNVGGLPDRMELDLIEPLRELFKDEVRVLGKELDIPDDILWRQPFPGPGLAIRVLGEVTEERLSMLREADAIVLEEIKKEGLYKEIWQSFAVLLPVKTVGVMGDERTYENVIALRAVTSMDGMTADWVKLPYDLLGRISNRIINEVKGVNRVVYDISSKPPSTIEWE
- a CDS encoding phosphoribosylglycinamide formyltransferase — translated: MKQPKLRLGVLASGRGSNLQAIIDASEQGKLDAEVVVVISDISDAFALERAGKHGIPGIHISPKDFKNKKEYEEAIVEKLREHNTGLVLLAGYMRLVTNVLIAAFDGNIMNIHPALLPSFKGLHAQQQALEYGVRYSGCSVHFVTIDVDGGPVILQAVVPVFDNDTEETLSARILEKEHMIYPEAVQLFAEGRLKRSGKRVCIIQ
- a CDS encoding PilZ domain-containing protein, producing MEDRRINRRVRMVSHLEITFKGNGTHVNAFSTNLSRNGVGFCTGKEIKANQEVEIKMYFENSGDHKIMENIPCRIQWVKQISRIYEAGAQFLSSDLKDYPVLAKHIPHMEP
- the aspS gene encoding aspartate--tRNA ligase, translated to MVKRTHYCGEPGKSDIGNKVSLTGWVNRRRDHGGLIFIDLRDREGLVQVVFNPERDSKVHKIAHELRSEFVIAVDGEVSARPQGTENSKLPTGEIEILADSLTILNTSKTVPFPIDEETEIAENLRLKYRYLDLRRETLRNNLLFRYKFINSVRDFLHTKGFIDVETPFLTKSTPEGARDYLVPSRLNPRNFYALPQSPQLFKQLLMVAGFDRYYQVVKCFRDEDLRADRQPEFTQIDLEMSFVDREDVLSLMEEMLVNVIKETKGIDVKTPFPRMPYKEVMDRYGIDKPDLRFGLELKDISDIASGVDFKVFKQTIEQKGIVKGIALPGLAGSSRKELDDLTEFAKGYGAKGLAWIKVTENGFEAPITKFFTQDQLKDVADRLGAVKGDLMVFVADKTKVVNATLAQIRLHMANHLNLINKDEYSFLWVMDFPLLEYDDEEKRYVAMHHPFTSPMIEDIPNLDSDPLSVRARAYDIVMNGSEIGGGSIRIHTRELQKKMFELLGINEEEAEAKFGFLLEALEYGAPPHGGIAFGVDRIIMLLTGAESIRDVIAFPKTQKGICPMTDAPSQVEQKQLKELHIKFD